From a region of the Myroides sp. JBRI-B21084 genome:
- a CDS encoding FKBP-type peptidyl-prolyl cis-trans isomerase produces MGVAELLLKRKQELAEKNKREGNLYQENFKNENNVTLLPSGVMFKILQQGTGNLALISDTVRCHYHGTNVYGEVFDSSVNRGKPAEFQISKLIKGWQEVMPLLQIGTKAQIVIPSDSAYGDQQISKEIGPFSTLIFEVELLEIL; encoded by the coding sequence ATGGGTGTAGCAGAATTATTACTTAAAAGAAAGCAGGAATTAGCCGAAAAAAACAAACGTGAAGGTAATTTATATCAAGAAAATTTTAAAAACGAAAATAACGTTACGCTTTTACCAAGCGGTGTAATGTTTAAAATATTACAGCAAGGTACTGGTAATTTAGCATTGATAAGTGATACAGTACGCTGCCATTACCACGGTACAAATGTGTACGGCGAAGTTTTTGATAGTTCGGTTAACAGAGGTAAACCAGCAGAATTCCAAATTAGTAAACTTATAAAAGGTTGGCAAGAAGTAATGCCTTTGTTGCAAATAGGTACAAAAGCACAAATTGTTATACCTTCAGATAGTGCTTACGGAGATCAGCAAATTTCAAAAGAAATTGGTCCATTTAGTACTTTAATTTTTGAAGTTGAATTATTAGAAATTCTTTAA